A window from Sceloporus undulatus isolate JIND9_A2432 ecotype Alabama chromosome 8, SceUnd_v1.1, whole genome shotgun sequence encodes these proteins:
- the DBNDD1 gene encoding dysbindin domain-containing protein 1 isoform X2, whose protein sequence is MKLAKEAPKTERPAPRIVPLQGFLEEPPSPTAEEAGGIPIPTSGLLQVAERRQPLSSVSSLEVHFDLLDLTELTDMSDQELAEVFADSDEENVANDSSAGLHPHSHPNPRAGYLRSPSWTRTKGDQGREKKHLSDSELQGGKADAFLTLGKPAEE, encoded by the exons ATGA AGCTGGCGAAAGAGGCCCCAAAGACGGAGCGTCCAGCCCCCCGGATTGTCCCCCTCCAGGGCTTCTTGGAGGAGCCCCCCAGCCCCACGGCAGAGGAGGCCGGAGGGATCCCAATCCCCACTTCAGGGCTGCTGCAGGTTGCAGAACGCCGGC AGCCCCTGAGCAGCGTCTCCTCTCTGGAGGTCCATTTTGACCTGCTGGACCTGACTGAACTAACCGATATGTCGGACCAGGAGCTGGCCGAGGTCTTTGCGGACTCCGATGAGGAGAACGTTGCCAATGACTCCTCGGCTG GCCTTCACCCGCACTCGCATCCCAACCCCCGGGCGGGCTACCTGCGTTCGCCTTCCTGGACGAGGACAAAAGGAGATCAGGGCCGGGAGAAGAAGCACCTCAGCGACTCGGAGCTCCAGGGAGGCAAAGCGGATGCCTTCCTGACTCTGGGAAAGCCGGCAGAAGAATAG
- the DBNDD1 gene encoding dysbindin domain-containing protein 1 isoform X1, giving the protein MKWPVLSVPSCPGSPQCMPTSCVFPELAKEAPKTERPAPRIVPLQGFLEEPPSPTAEEAGGIPIPTSGLLQVAERRQPLSSVSSLEVHFDLLDLTELTDMSDQELAEVFADSDEENVANDSSAGLHPHSHPNPRAGYLRSPSWTRTKGDQGREKKHLSDSELQGGKADAFLTLGKPAEE; this is encoded by the exons ATGAAGTGGCCCGTCCTTTCTGTGCCCTCCTGCCCAGGCTCACCTCAATGCATGCCAACCTCTTGTGTGTTTCCAGAGCTGGCGAAAGAGGCCCCAAAGACGGAGCGTCCAGCCCCCCGGATTGTCCCCCTCCAGGGCTTCTTGGAGGAGCCCCCCAGCCCCACGGCAGAGGAGGCCGGAGGGATCCCAATCCCCACTTCAGGGCTGCTGCAGGTTGCAGAACGCCGGC AGCCCCTGAGCAGCGTCTCCTCTCTGGAGGTCCATTTTGACCTGCTGGACCTGACTGAACTAACCGATATGTCGGACCAGGAGCTGGCCGAGGTCTTTGCGGACTCCGATGAGGAGAACGTTGCCAATGACTCCTCGGCTG GCCTTCACCCGCACTCGCATCCCAACCCCCGGGCGGGCTACCTGCGTTCGCCTTCCTGGACGAGGACAAAAGGAGATCAGGGCCGGGAGAAGAAGCACCTCAGCGACTCGGAGCTCCAGGGAGGCAAAGCGGATGCCTTCCTGACTCTGGGAAAGCCGGCAGAAGAATAG
- the LOC121937479 gene encoding 5-hydroxyisourate hydrolase-like isoform X2, with translation MEGNTAPAGDREPNASLTVHALNVLTGLPATGLAMRFLRLEEPNASWMELMKSATNTDGRLDKSSLAPQRLKAGTYKLHFETGPYWHQQGYRSFYPYVEVVFTITEAEPKVHIPLLLSPYSYTTYRGS, from the exons ATGGAGGGAAACACG GCTCCGGCTGGTGACAGAGAACCCAACGCTTCCCTGACCGTCCACGCCCTGAATGTCCTGACCGGCCTCCCTGCCACAGGCCTGGCCATGCGCTTCCTGCGGCTGGAGGAGCCTAACGCATCGTGGATGGAGCTGATGAAGAG CGCAACCAACACAGACGGTCGTTTGGACAAGAGCAGCCTGGCACCCCAGCGGTTGAAAGCGGGCACCTACAAGCTGCACTTTGAAACAGGGCCGTACTGGCACCAACAGGGCTACCGCAGCTTCTACCCTTACGTGGAA GTCGTCTTCACCATCACAGAGGCAGAACCAAAGGTCCACATCCCGCTGCTGCTCAGCCCCTATTCCTATACCACCTACAGGGGAAGCTAG
- the LOC121937479 gene encoding 5-hydroxyisourate hydrolase-like isoform X1 — translation MEGNTGPCKSPAATTALLATVLFLGASASAGHDPQSPRFLSTLSKRPHFSVPHNLKPKTQRPAEDSLSTPTPSEAPAGDREPNASLTVHALNVLTGLPATGLAMRFLRLEEPNASWMELMKSATNTDGRLDKSSLAPQRLKAGTYKLHFETGPYWHQQGYRSFYPYVEVVFTITEAEPKVHIPLLLSPYSYTTYRGS, via the exons ATGGAGGGAAACACG GGACCCTGCAAGTCTCCTGCTGCGACAACAGCTTTGCTGGCTACTGTTCTCTTTCTGGGCGCATCTGCAAGTGCCGGCCATGACCCACAAAGCCCTAGGTTCTTGTCAACCCTGTCAAAGAGACCCCATTTCAGTGTCCCCCACAATCTTAAACCCAAGACCCAGAGACCTGCAGAAGACTCTCTCTCAACGCCAACCCCTTCGGAG GCTCCGGCTGGTGACAGAGAACCCAACGCTTCCCTGACCGTCCACGCCCTGAATGTCCTGACCGGCCTCCCTGCCACAGGCCTGGCCATGCGCTTCCTGCGGCTGGAGGAGCCTAACGCATCGTGGATGGAGCTGATGAAGAG CGCAACCAACACAGACGGTCGTTTGGACAAGAGCAGCCTGGCACCCCAGCGGTTGAAAGCGGGCACCTACAAGCTGCACTTTGAAACAGGGCCGTACTGGCACCAACAGGGCTACCGCAGCTTCTACCCTTACGTGGAA GTCGTCTTCACCATCACAGAGGCAGAACCAAAGGTCCACATCCCGCTGCTGCTCAGCCCCTATTCCTATACCACCTACAGGGGAAGCTAG